From a single Calothrix sp. NIES-2098 genomic region:
- a CDS encoding two-component sensor histidine kinase yields the protein MGLSIFKTQTILKLFKTESEQLGWRIMFLLMIVFLGGYLLCIYLTVTKLIQWIPLLTGMVFFFGALFVFFSVTIYYQTLQRLLSVQEQYRTAKEKAESTLFKLQETQQAQMQLIQRETMLALGTMVAGVAHEINNPISFIHGNLEFLHQYINDLLSLLATYADVYPNPDIKIVKAIANSDLKFIQKDLPKLLNSMTVGTIRIQEIVESLSNFSRLNESDYKKADIHEGIDSTLVILQHRLNCYTSNNKPISVIKQYENIPHIFCNPRFLNQVFLNLINNAIDALLKKAANLSSITDETPTIWIHTFHSQHNEITISIADNGCGMSEEVCQNIFQPFFTTKPVGQGTGLGLSISYQIIVEQHGGSIKCTSTANQGTKIDIKLPIKQAEKTVVTQSTHDYS from the coding sequence ATGGGACTATCAATTTTCAAGACTCAAACAATTCTCAAATTATTCAAGACAGAATCAGAGCAACTGGGTTGGCGAATCATGTTTTTGCTCATGATTGTTTTTCTAGGCGGTTATTTATTGTGTATCTATTTAACAGTTACGAAGCTGATTCAATGGATACCATTACTTACGGGAATGGTTTTCTTTTTCGGAGCGTTATTCGTATTTTTCAGCGTTACTATCTATTACCAAACACTGCAAAGATTATTGTCAGTACAAGAACAATACCGCACCGCAAAAGAAAAGGCAGAGTCAACTTTATTTAAATTACAAGAAACTCAGCAAGCTCAAATGCAGTTAATTCAACGCGAAACTATGTTAGCGTTGGGAACAATGGTAGCTGGGGTTGCCCACGAAATTAATAATCCAATCAGCTTTATTCATGGTAATTTAGAATTTCTTCATCAGTATATCAATGACTTACTCAGCCTGTTGGCAACTTATGCTGATGTTTATCCCAATCCAGATATTAAAATTGTCAAAGCTATTGCTAACAGCGACCTGAAATTTATCCAGAAAGACTTGCCAAAACTGCTAAACTCGATGACAGTTGGCACAATTCGTATCCAAGAAATTGTTGAATCGCTCTCAAATTTCTCACGGTTGAATGAATCAGACTATAAAAAAGCTGACATCCACGAAGGTATTGATAGTACACTTGTAATTTTGCAACATCGGCTTAATTGTTATACTAGTAATAATAAACCTATTTCAGTAATTAAACAGTACGAGAATATTCCTCATATTTTTTGTAATCCTCGCTTTTTAAATCAAGTATTTCTCAATTTAATTAATAATGCAATTGATGCCTTGCTGAAAAAAGCAGCTAATCTCAGTTCGATTACAGATGAAACACCAACTATTTGGATTCATACATTTCACTCTCAGCATAATGAAATTACTATTTCAATTGCTGATAATGGTTGTGGGATGAGCGAAGAAGTTTGCCAGAATATTTTCCAACCTTTTTTTACAACTAAGCCTGTTGGTCAGGGAACTGGTTTAGGTTTGTCTATTAGTTATCAAATTATCGTTGAGCAACATGGTGGTTCTATCAAATGTACTTCTACTGCCAATCAGGGAACTAAAATCGATATTAAGCTACCAATTAAACAAGCAGAAAAGACTGTTGTTACTCAATCAACGCATGATTACAGCTGA